A DNA window from Paenibacillus andongensis contains the following coding sequences:
- a CDS encoding helix-turn-helix transcriptional regulator encodes MLKSQRLIQLIMIVNARKSFTVQELADELGLSKRTITRDLQELSELGTPIYSVQGRGGGYRLLQERLLPPITFSESEAVAMFFACQSLQYFGSLPFDEGASSALHKFYHYLPPDIKEQIDRLKNKVVIWNPLRSMSAKCLRTLMQAIMVRSVVTIEYDTGKGAERRDIQPIGLYASQGYWYCPAYCFERRGYRLFRADRVRSASLNDVLACLDEVDKKSIFDWNADELNASEKKELILTLTPIGVRTLKENGWFNEFIEQYEDGSGAIHMMIPVNKVSFYAEMIWGVGEAAKIIEPPEAITYIEQKLVMMRQQYGLE; translated from the coding sequence ATGTTAAAATCACAGCGACTGATCCAGCTCATCATGATCGTCAACGCCAGGAAATCCTTTACCGTTCAGGAGCTCGCCGATGAATTAGGCTTGTCCAAGCGCACGATAACCCGCGATCTGCAGGAATTGAGTGAACTGGGTACCCCTATTTATTCCGTCCAGGGGCGTGGAGGAGGCTACAGGCTGCTGCAGGAAAGGTTGCTCCCGCCGATTACATTCTCGGAAAGCGAAGCGGTTGCTATGTTTTTCGCCTGCCAATCGCTGCAGTATTTCGGTTCCTTGCCTTTTGACGAAGGGGCCTCCTCGGCGCTTCATAAGTTCTACCACTACCTTCCTCCCGATATCAAAGAACAAATCGATCGGCTGAAGAACAAAGTGGTGATCTGGAACCCGCTGCGGTCCATGTCCGCTAAGTGCCTTCGCACCTTGATGCAGGCCATCATGGTCCGAAGTGTAGTGACCATCGAGTATGACACGGGCAAGGGAGCCGAGCGTAGAGACATTCAGCCTATCGGTCTTTACGCTAGTCAGGGCTATTGGTATTGTCCAGCCTACTGCTTCGAGCGCAGAGGATATCGCCTCTTCCGCGCGGATCGAGTACGCTCCGCCAGCTTGAACGATGTGCTCGCCTGTTTGGATGAGGTTGACAAGAAATCCATCTTCGATTGGAATGCCGACGAGCTGAATGCATCGGAGAAAAAGGAACTGATCCTCACTCTGACACCCATTGGGGTGCGGACCCTCAAGGAGAACGGTTGGTTTAATGAGTTCATTGAACAATATGAGGATGGAAGTGGTGCGATCCATATGATGATCCCCGTGAACAAGGTGTCGTTTTATGCGGAAATGATTTGGGGAGTTGGAGAAGCGGCCAAGATTATCGAACCGCCAGAGGCGATAACTTATATCGAACAAAAGTTGGTGATGATGAGGCAGCAGTACGGGCTTGAATAG